In one window of Pseudomonas sp. IAC-BECa141 DNA:
- the lspA gene encoding signal peptidase II, which translates to MPNAVGRFGRLSWLWLSLLVLVIDQASKFYFEGKLEMFQQIVIIPDYFSWTLAYNTGAAFSFLADSSGWQRWLFALIAVVVSAVLVVWLKRLGRNETWLAIALALVLGGALGNLYDRIALGHVIDFILVHWQNRWYFPAFNFADSAITVGAVMLALDMFKSKKTGEAVHD; encoded by the coding sequence ATGCCTAATGCCGTTGGCCGTTTCGGACGGCTGAGCTGGCTCTGGTTGAGCTTGCTGGTTCTGGTCATCGACCAGGCCAGCAAGTTTTACTTCGAAGGCAAGCTCGAGATGTTCCAGCAGATCGTGATCATCCCTGATTACTTCAGCTGGACACTGGCCTACAACACCGGCGCTGCGTTCAGCTTTCTGGCTGACAGCTCCGGCTGGCAGCGCTGGTTGTTTGCCCTGATCGCGGTGGTGGTCAGTGCGGTGCTGGTGGTCTGGCTCAAGCGCCTGGGCCGCAACGAAACCTGGCTGGCCATTGCGCTGGCGCTGGTGCTGGGCGGCGCCCTGGGCAACCTGTATGACCGCATTGCCCTGGGCCATGTGATCGACTTCATTCTGGTGCATTGGCAGAACCGCTGGTACTTCCCGGCGTTCAACTTCGCCGACAGCGCGATTACCGTTGGCGCGGTGATGCTGGCACTGGACATGTTCAAAAGTAAAAAAACCGGAGAAGCCGTTCATGACTGA
- the ispH gene encoding 4-hydroxy-3-methylbut-2-enyl diphosphate reductase — MQIKLANPRGFCAGVDRAIEIVNRALEVFGPPIYVRHEVVHNKFVVEDLRSRGAIFVEELDQVPDDVIVIFSAHGVSQAVRSEAAGRGLKVFDATCPLVTKVHIEVAKYSRDGRECILIGHAGHPEVEGTMGQYDASNGGAIYLVEDEKDVAELQVRNPEKLAFVTQTTLSMDDTSRVIDALRTRFPAIGGPRKDDICYATQNRQDAVKQLADECDVVLVVGSPNSSNSNRLRELAERMATPAYLIDGAEDLQKSWFDGVERIGITAGASAPEVLVRGVIQQLQAWGATGADELAGREENITFSMPKELRVRSI, encoded by the coding sequence ATGCAAATCAAACTCGCCAACCCCCGTGGCTTCTGCGCCGGCGTGGACCGGGCGATCGAAATCGTCAACCGCGCCCTTGAGGTGTTCGGGCCGCCGATCTATGTGCGTCATGAAGTGGTGCACAACAAGTTTGTGGTCGAGGACCTGCGCAGTCGTGGCGCGATCTTCGTCGAGGAACTGGATCAGGTACCGGACGACGTCATCGTGATCTTCAGTGCCCACGGCGTCTCGCAAGCCGTGCGTAGCGAAGCTGCCGGCCGTGGCCTGAAAGTGTTCGACGCCACCTGTCCGCTGGTGACCAAGGTGCACATCGAAGTCGCGAAATACAGCCGCGACGGCCGTGAATGCATCCTGATCGGCCACGCCGGTCACCCGGAAGTCGAAGGCACCATGGGCCAGTACGACGCCAGCAATGGCGGCGCGATCTACCTCGTTGAAGACGAGAAGGATGTCGCCGAATTGCAGGTGCGCAATCCCGAAAAACTCGCCTTTGTCACCCAGACCACGCTGTCCATGGATGACACCAGCCGAGTGATCGACGCATTGCGTACGCGTTTCCCTGCCATTGGCGGGCCGCGCAAGGACGATATCTGCTACGCCACTCAAAACCGTCAGGATGCAGTCAAGCAACTGGCTGACGAATGCGACGTGGTGTTGGTCGTGGGCAGCCCGAACAGCTCCAACTCCAACCGCCTGCGTGAGCTGGCCGAACGCATGGCCACGCCGGCCTATCTGATCGATGGCGCCGAAGACCTGCAAAAGAGCTGGTTCGACGGTGTCGAGCGCATCGGCATCACCGCCGGCGCCTCTGCCCCGGAAGTCCTGGTGCGTGGCGTGATCCAGCAGTTGCAGGCCTGGGGCGCCACCGGTGCCGACGAGCTGGCCGGGCGTGAGGAGAACATCACGTTCTCGATGCCTAAAGAGCTGCGCGTTCGCTCGATCTGA
- a CDS encoding PilW family protein, with translation MKRHNLGFGLIEMLVALALGLIVVLGVVQIFLAAKNTYVSQNSAAAMQEDARFVLSKMIQELRMVGMFGCLGTITDSSSAGDFTAAQIAPISWDNANLKLTLVTADVGSAGGTPTWTVVSDCRNSATAYTGARAAATGQIAFPIRRLIYSFSNNQILMGTGSGNPAQQVLVNNVSAFTVMFGLASSATDVAASTYSANPGDPARIRSVRLSLTLTDPNNRVRNQTFNVVAALRNRLQ, from the coding sequence ATGAAACGTCATAATCTGGGTTTCGGTCTGATCGAAATGCTGGTGGCCCTGGCGCTGGGGCTGATCGTGGTGCTCGGCGTGGTGCAGATCTTTCTGGCGGCGAAAAACACCTACGTCAGCCAGAACAGCGCGGCCGCCATGCAGGAAGATGCGCGGTTCGTGCTGAGCAAGATGATTCAGGAACTGCGCATGGTGGGCATGTTCGGTTGCCTGGGCACGATTACCGATTCCAGCTCGGCGGGGGATTTCACGGCGGCCCAGATCGCGCCGATCAGCTGGGACAACGCCAATCTCAAGCTGACCCTGGTCACGGCTGATGTCGGCAGTGCAGGCGGGACGCCGACCTGGACCGTGGTGTCCGATTGCCGCAACAGCGCCACCGCTTATACCGGCGCACGGGCTGCGGCGACGGGGCAGATCGCGTTTCCGATCCGTCGGTTGATCTACAGCTTCAGCAACAACCAGATTCTGATGGGCACCGGCAGCGGTAATCCGGCCCAGCAAGTGCTGGTGAATAACGTCAGTGCGTTCACTGTGATGTTCGGTCTGGCAAGTTCCGCAACCGATGTCGCGGCGTCCACCTACAGTGCCAACCCCGGTGATCCGGCGCGGATCCGCAGCGTGCGCCTGAGCCTGACCCTCACTGATCCGAACAATCGGGTCCGCAATCAAACCTTCAACGTGGTTGCCGCCTTGCGCAACCGGTTGCAGTGA
- the fkpB gene encoding FKBP-type peptidyl-prolyl cis-trans isomerase, which produces MAEQRIGQNTEVTLHFALRLENGDTVDSTFDKAPATFKVGDGNLLPGFEAALFGFKAGDKRTLTVEPENAFGQPNPQNVQIIPRSQFVDMELSPGLLVIFNDAANTELPGVVKEFDDAQVTVDFNHPLAGKKLTFDVEIINVKAL; this is translated from the coding sequence TTGGCTGAGCAACGCATCGGCCAGAACACGGAAGTCACTTTGCACTTTGCATTGCGCCTGGAGAACGGCGACACGGTCGACAGCACCTTCGACAAGGCTCCGGCGACCTTCAAGGTCGGCGATGGCAACCTGCTGCCGGGCTTCGAGGCGGCGCTGTTCGGTTTCAAGGCCGGCGACAAGCGTACGCTGACCGTCGAGCCGGAAAACGCCTTCGGCCAGCCGAACCCGCAAAACGTACAGATCATCCCGCGTTCGCAGTTCGTGGACATGGAGCTGTCGCCGGGGCTGCTGGTGATCTTCAACGATGCGGCCAATACTGAGCTGCCGGGTGTGGTGAAAGAGTTCGACGACGCGCAAGTGACCGTTGACTTCAATCATCCGCTGGCTGGCAAGAAGCTGACCTTTGACGTCGAGATCATCAACGTCAAAGCGCTCTGA
- a CDS encoding PilX N-terminal domain-containing pilus assembly protein, with protein MNVSLHRRRSQDGMVLLVSLVFLLLLTVIGLSSMQSANLQEKMAGSVSLRNQSFQTAEAALRIGESAVQLDGYTLAVCASTTQCAPPAESSVVTAAGLNSTSGVTWIAAGSGFYGVQNIGTTLTAVNVPSNTSATLYRVTAVGIAGTSRSVVESVYAKY; from the coding sequence ATGAACGTTTCTCTCCATCGGCGACGGTCCCAGGACGGCATGGTGTTGCTGGTCAGCCTGGTGTTTCTGCTGCTCCTGACGGTGATCGGCCTGTCATCGATGCAGAGTGCCAACCTGCAGGAAAAAATGGCCGGCAGCGTAAGCCTGCGCAATCAATCGTTCCAGACTGCCGAGGCGGCGCTGCGCATCGGCGAAAGTGCGGTGCAACTGGACGGCTACACGCTCGCAGTGTGCGCCAGCACCACCCAATGTGCGCCACCGGCGGAATCCTCGGTGGTCACTGCGGCGGGGCTCAACTCCACGTCGGGCGTGACCTGGATCGCCGCTGGCAGCGGGTTTTACGGAGTACAGAACATCGGCACGACCCTGACGGCGGTAAACGTGCCGAGCAACACTTCGGCGACCTTGTACCGGGTCACGGCCGTCGGCATCGCCGGCACTTCGCGCAGTGTGGTGGAGAGTGTCTATGCGAAGTACTGA
- a CDS encoding GspH/FimT family pseudopilin gives MDHRTKGFTLIELLVALAVFVILITMAVPAFTRSVQGSKADTEVGDLQRALNYARLEAINRGTTTRLRPSAGGNVWTSELAVYDSTGTSANVLRVVPAMSSGATLTLPSGVTALDFNNLGGLAAPSTAVVISYVLGTQSRTLNVCLNGRIQLGGSCG, from the coding sequence ATGGATCATCGTACAAAAGGTTTCACGCTGATCGAGCTGCTGGTGGCGCTCGCGGTGTTTGTAATCCTGATCACGATGGCGGTGCCGGCGTTCACCCGTTCGGTGCAGGGCAGCAAGGCCGACACCGAAGTCGGCGACCTGCAACGGGCCCTCAATTACGCGAGGCTCGAGGCGATCAACCGGGGTACCACCACCCGCTTGCGACCGAGTGCCGGCGGCAACGTCTGGACCAGCGAGCTGGCGGTCTACGACAGTACTGGCACTTCGGCCAATGTATTGCGGGTTGTTCCAGCGATGAGCAGCGGCGCGACTCTGACGCTACCCTCTGGAGTGACCGCGCTGGATTTCAACAATCTGGGCGGGCTGGCGGCGCCGTCCACGGCGGTGGTCATCAGTTACGTGCTGGGAACGCAAAGCAGGACGCTGAACGTGTGTCTGAACGGAAGAATTCAATTGGGTGGAAGTTGCGGATGA
- the pilV gene encoding type IV pilus modification protein PilV, with translation MRAGSKHAQEGMTLIEVLVALLILTVGLLGAAAVQLNALKYTDSSRMTSQASFIAYDMMDRIRANSGADYTVTPPTTGNLSVARDQDLYDFTTNIVNFGGPTATGSITLNQRVYTITITWNDARAANTSSAPRSFVLTSRAAVDPVGAP, from the coding sequence ATGAGGGCAGGGAGCAAGCACGCACAGGAGGGCATGACGCTGATCGAAGTGCTGGTCGCGTTGTTGATTCTGACGGTCGGTTTGCTGGGCGCGGCAGCGGTTCAGCTCAATGCGCTGAAGTACACCGACAGCTCGCGGATGACCAGCCAGGCGAGTTTCATCGCCTACGACATGATGGACCGGATCCGCGCCAACTCGGGCGCCGACTACACCGTCACACCCCCCACCACGGGCAACCTGAGTGTCGCCCGGGATCAGGATCTCTACGACTTCACCACCAACATCGTCAATTTCGGCGGCCCGACCGCCACCGGCAGCATCACCCTCAATCAACGTGTGTACACCATCACCATCACCTGGAATGACGCGCGCGCCGCCAATACGTCGAGTGCGCCCCGCAGCTTTGTCCTGACCAGTCGCGCCGCGGTAGATCCGGTGGGCGCGCCATGA
- a CDS encoding GspH/FimT family pseudopilin: MPQQGFSLVELLMGLAIGAIVLSLVGPALADFTESNRRQQAAQSLLDGIRNARTMAITRNQSVVIHGINGDWGQGWRIILDISGKGAEDADNPLLIEQASDGKIPIVGNWLVSRYIRFSSLGQPLVPDRKFQAGTLHLCSAREPVSQLQVVLAATGRVRLTSQKAEQALCRKDKAIRSSERAAL; encoded by the coding sequence ATGCCGCAACAGGGTTTCAGTCTGGTCGAACTGCTTATGGGACTGGCGATCGGCGCAATTGTTCTGTCGCTGGTCGGTCCGGCGCTGGCGGACTTCACCGAATCAAACCGGCGCCAGCAGGCCGCACAGTCTTTGCTCGACGGCATCCGTAATGCCCGGACAATGGCCATCACGCGCAATCAGAGTGTGGTGATTCACGGCATCAACGGTGATTGGGGCCAGGGCTGGCGGATCATTCTGGATATCAGCGGAAAAGGGGCCGAAGACGCCGATAATCCATTGCTGATCGAGCAGGCGAGTGATGGAAAGATACCGATTGTCGGCAACTGGCTGGTGAGCCGGTACATACGTTTCAGTAGCCTGGGCCAGCCACTGGTGCCGGACCGGAAGTTTCAGGCGGGGACATTGCACCTGTGCTCGGCTCGCGAGCCGGTCAGCCAGCTCCAGGTGGTGCTGGCGGCAACCGGTCGCGTTCGCCTGACCAGCCAAAAGGCCGAACAGGCGCTGTGCCGAAAGGATAAAGCGATCAGATCGAGCGAACGCGCAGCTCTTTAG